The genomic DNA AAAGAGACAAACTCAGCCATGTGAGTACGATACTCAGAAAGCTATTAGAATCATCTCTCAAATATCTTCGAAGAATGGATCATGTTTCTAAACAATGCAGTGACTTTGAACATTACATAAGAAGAGAACCATTTATTTAGTGAGGAAAATTCGTAAATATATCGTACAAATAACTAAAGCCCCACTAAGAGATAAAACACAAAATCTATGGTCAACTAGGGCGTTGTTTCAccaccgaaaattaaaataaatacgccatattttaatagaaataattgttctgtactgtttaacatacattatttatttttacattttcattctaataaataaatcataaatattctctgCTAAAACTTCtatctatatctttaactcaacgtgaaacaccttttttagaccttttaagggttttccatagacctttcctaccctcagcaggaaccacaacagacagaacaaccacaacaacaacaaggtagtttgtaggctgACTCACCAAGTAAACGATAAATAAGTATAACGCTCCAGCCAAACCTATGGAACTGCAATAAAGACTGACGTGGTCCCAGTCAAACTAAGCTTCAATGTCATCCCACTATATGCGAAAAAGTACATGAACTACTGTATTAGATAAGTAAGTAGTAATAAAGGGATATTTAACAAAGACGCATCCCAAGAAAAGGCGTCTGAATACTTAGCATAtttaattaaaaaggaatattttcgAAGTGCTTCATTGTGCTTTGGAAAAGCTAAATGCAAAAAGATCGGTGGAAATAAAAGTCCCGGCATGATcaataatatttcataaaaaggGGGTACAAAGTCGGAAAATTAATGTACAGTGACGGTGTCCAAAGGTGTAAGACTACTCTCATGATAGGGGGAAACATAACCTGAATTTAATTCACGGATAACAATAATCGACCTAAAGTTTAACGTTTCACATTTAAAAGTaacattgaaaaagaaagaattccAACATTGACTAATGTTAAAAATGTTTGTTATTTGATATACGATTTCAATAATATATCAGGTCACCTTAAAGAAAAATACTTCGCGACAAACGAATATTTTTGCAAATTCCAGAGTGCTGATTTATTTGGTCAAACTGGAtacaggtttttttctttttttcttttactggatCTGCTTCCAGTTACGAACACGTAGCTTCTCTCTTCCTAACTTAGTGTTAAAACGGAAACAATGTAGATGAAGTGACCTCGCTCCAATGCATGACAAGAAAGGCCATCattaaatgaaagaagaaaacgtCGGGCGCTATATAAATTCGCGTCGCCCTCCAGAAGACATCACTCAGTCGATCACCTCTGTAGATCCTGGTCCATCCCAGCTATATACACCACCAACGATGAAGGTCTTTGTAGTGTGTGGTGAGTATCTATTCGAACAATCTGTATACAATCTGCAGTGACAGAAtgcaatgaatatatttataatattcatatattaaattTCAGTATAGAAACAGAAAGTCCGTCGATGCATACGGTAGAATTTTCTTTCAAGTACTAGGCGATTCACAATCCTTGAATTGACATGTTCCACGTTACTTCCAGCTCTTCTCAGCCTCGTAGCCGCCGACAGGCGCCCAAGCAACGGTTATGGAGCTCCTCCAGCTCCTCCAAGCAACGGTTATGGAGCTCCTCCAAGCAATTCCTATGGCCCAACTAGGAACTCCTACGGAGTAGATCCACTTGCTGAATTGGCACAGAACATTCCTGGTGGCGGAGTTCCTGGAGAAGACTACCCTATTTTGGCCTCCGTCCCTGACACTCGTTTCTCCTGCGATGCTCAGAATGTCCCTGGTTATTATGCCGACACTGATCGTCAGGCTGGCTGCCAGGTCTTCCACATCTGCCAGGACAGGCCCAATGGACGCCGTCAGCAGGACTCCTTCCTCTGCCCCAATGGCACCATCTTCAACCAACAGTACCTCGTCTGTGACTGGTGGTTCAACTTCGACTGCGCTGACGCTGAAGACTTCTACTCAGTCAACGAACAGATTGGGGTCGTTGCCTACGACCCTTATGGCAGAAGTCAAAACGGTAACGGCAATGGCAACGGTAACAATGGCTACGGttcaaatggaaatggaaatggcaaAAGGAATGGTAACAAAAATGGTAATGGTTCCAATGGCAATGGTTATGGAGCTCCACCCGCTCCTATCAATGGATACGGAGCCCCTCCATCACTTTCAAACTCCTATGGAGCTCCTTTCTAAATAAGGCAAATGATCATTTTCATTAACTTAACCCATGAACCTTTCATTAGTGCTTGATACGAAACTGCGACCATTCAACTTTATCAAgatgaatgtatatttttgtataaataaaaatgaataaggaattacAAATAATATTCTGTATACTTACTTTACCCTAAACTAAAAGCTTGTATACGTGCACGCAC from Macrobrachium nipponense isolate FS-2020 chromosome 22, ASM1510439v2, whole genome shotgun sequence includes the following:
- the LOC135198727 gene encoding pro-resilin-like: MKVFVVCALLSLVAADRRPSNGYGAPPAPPSNGYGAPPSNSYGPTRNSYGVDPLAELAQNIPGGGVPGEDYPILASVPDTRFSCDAQNVPGYYADTDRQAGCQVFHICQDRPNGRRQQDSFLCPNGTIFNQQYLVCDWWFNFDCADAEDFYSVNEQIGVVAYDPYGRSQNGNGNGNGNNGYGSNGNGNGKRNGNKNGNGSNGNGYGAPPAPINGYGAPPSLSNSYGAPF